A stretch of Lactuca sativa cultivar Salinas chromosome 6, Lsat_Salinas_v11, whole genome shotgun sequence DNA encodes these proteins:
- the LOC111904706 gene encoding uncharacterized protein LOC111904706 has protein sequence MESDTDKSIRLRDSGTIIGGDQSQGSNANALLHSSSSTVKINSLSINLGIVKGKDDPQKCSHFSIRGYVAKMREKGDNHHLPFSDGIGEEPPPIEVPRFRYWLCQICLQDYGGGSTSQEVALVSQYGKSMMQPCTTSYSSSPNCHGLPMLPFGEGTSGHKPVDERINVDECIIQEDTTQSSPDHNLPDTEEPDKIDSIDANITEYAAVVVDDSKKVDLVNGPLTSPPVQSTESDQQNQDPTGHPRRKARKVRLLTELLCGSNEKQHQRKESTNLPEVTPPPSSPLKKRKIPQAQEWKPVEGHVGKKVKVVKEDVSGKTSIVSEGEGGQKTDKYQCTKHGVQKSSKHVKATSDPVAAWRSIFSDMGKSDKLMSLPNDASRPSQDVYEYEGKRNVDQFSEKRCNASKKVMEDPMRNQLFGDDHIQRTNVGDYDYDSRARGGQSETGLGLGLSLNYEPQSRVSWLPPLPNRVPIQDHSRKDGFFFGESSIGHKGVSLDPQAKGRSVYNVRDGHTHTPRTPFLQEQQPFHTHLSHGSFSQHQNLDFSDPHNKRNNGVRGYADIMMANSHHQRHDIFSNGRSDEREIVELMAKIQYERNLSESRNYNSSNFHKVSSFNQGMPIPHHQYPTFRRPSMENSGLGPTTMRNPNPNPNPNPNPSGFFHQEPIPAFPSFDTFSHQSNGIRVSDNSYYHESRENNRIPHHHSSVPTNMQIMEAYNNGRPGNVWSNMEMHTKWSNRNKGKNVMNLDLNVMAPNVLEEQNNNNNMNTGGSLDHSYSNEAIPAMQLLSLMDAGKKSSSSSSSPFMDKKKLTPKPPFSSYNGKQNSFIIPCSGMLQSSVQRPVENTRNFITGRGASFSSFFHTDQTHGGQAQFVHKPQEKKQRGVSMTSGHNKYRPEDSYGFPLPWHASEGGLGTRNVTSGTEICTINQNPADFSTPGPENVYMIDVENLKFRGDRVYYPREGTV, from the exons ATGGAGAGCGATACTGATAAAAGTATCAGACTGAGAGATTCTGGGACAATTATCGGGGGAGACCAGTCTCAAGGAAGCAATGCTAATGCTTTACTCCACTCCAGTAGTTCAACTGTTAAGATCAATTCACTGTCAATCAATCTTGGAATTGTCAAGGGGAAGGATGATCCACAAAAGTGTAGTCATTTCTCTATACG AGGCTATGTTGCAAAGATGCGTGAAAAAGGTGACAACCACCACTTACCATTTTCTGATGGTATTGGAGAAGAACCTCCCCCTATAGAAGTCCCACGTTTTAGATATTGGCTTTGCCAAATCTGCTTGCAAGATTATGGAGGTGGAAGTACTTCTCAAGAGGTTGCATTAGTCTCTCAGTATGGTAAAAGCATGATGCAACCTTGCACAACTTCTTACTCATCATCACCAAATTGTCATGGTTTGCCAATGCTCCCTTTTGGAGAGGGCACTTCAG GTCATAAACCTGTTGATGAGAGAATTAATGTTGACGAATGCATTATACAAGAAGATACTACTCAATCTTCACCTGATCACAACCTTCCTGACACTGAAGAACCAGATAAAATCGATTCTATTGATGCCAATATCACTGAATATGCAGCTGTTGTTGTTGATGATTCCAAGAAAGTTGACTTAGTCAATGGACCTTTGACTTCTCCACCAGTCCAGTCAACCGAGTCTGACCAACAGAATCAAGATCCAACCGGACATCCACGCCGAAAGGCACGAAAAGTGCGTTTATTAACAGAATTGCTTTGTGGAAGTAATGAAAAACAGCATCAGAGAAAAGAAAGCACTAATCTTCCTGAAGTAACTCCACCTCCATCTTCTCCACTGAAAAAAAGAAAGATCCCACAAGCTCAGGAGTGGAAACCTGTCGAAGGTCATGTCGGGAAAAAAGTCAAAGTGGTCAAGGAGGACGTTTCTGGTAAAACCAGTATAGTTAGTGAAGGTGAAGGTGGGCAGAAAACTGATAAGTATCAATGTACAAAACATGGAGTTCAAAAAAGTTCCAAACATGTTAAAGCTACTAGTGATCCAGTTGCAGCTTGGAGATCGATATTCAGTGATATGGGAAAATCAGATAAACTCATGTCACTTCCCAATGATGCTTCAAGACCGAGTCAAGATGTGTATGAGTATGAAGGCAAACGAAATGTTGACCAATTTTCAGAAAAAAGATGTAATGCTTCCAAGAAGGTAATGGAAGATCCTATGAGAAATCAGTTATTTGGAGATGATCATATACAAAGGACAAATGTTggtgattatgattatgattctAGAGCGAGGGGTGGTCAGTCTGAAACTGGGTTAGGGCTTGGGTTATCTCTAAACTATGAACCACAATCACGGGTTTCTTGGCTACCACCATTACCAAATCGGGTTCCTATTCAAGATCATAGTAGGAAAGATGGTTTCTTTTTTGGAGAATCAAGTATTGGACATAAAGGAGTCTCATTGGATCCTCAAGCAAAAGGAAGATCGGTTTACAATGTCAGAGATGGACATACACATACTCCTAGAACACCATTCTTACAGGAACAGCAGCCTTTTCATACACACCTTTCACATGGGAGCTTTTCTCAGCATCAGAAttta GACTTCTCTGATCCACACAACAAGAGGAACAATGGAGTTAGAGGGTATGCAGATATAATGATGGCTAATAGCCACCATCAAAGACATGACATATTTTCCAATGGGAGATCAGATGAAAGGGAAATCGTTGAACTCATGGCCAAAATTCAGTATGAAAGAAACTTAAGTGAATCCAGGAATTACAATTCATCAAATTTTCATAAAGTAAGTAGCTTCAACCAAGGGATGCCTATACCCCACCACCAATATCCCACATTCAGAAGGCCTTCAATGGAGAATTCAGGTCTGGGTCCCACCACCATGAgaaacccaaacccaaacccaaacccaaatcCAAACCCATCTGGATTCTTCCATCAAGAACCAATTCCAGCCTTCCCAAGTTTCGATACCTTCTCACACCAATCAAATGGTATAAGAGTTTCTGATAACTCTTATTATCATGAATCTAGAGAGAATAACAGAATACCCCACCACCACTCTTCTGTTCCAACCAATATGCAGATAATGGAAGCTTATAACAATGGGAGACCTGGAAACGTGTGGTCAAACATGGAAATGCATACAAAATGGTCAAACAGGAACAAAGGGAAGAATGTTATGAATCTTGATCTAAATGTCATGGCTCCAAATGTTCTTGAAGagcagaacaacaacaacaacatgaaCACGGGTGGTTCTTTAGACCATTCATATTCTAATGAAGCCATACCTGCAATGCAGTTGCTTAGTCTAATGGATGCAGGGAAAaagtcatcatcttcttcttcttctccatttatGGACAAGAAAAAGCTTACACCTAAACCACCCTTTTCTTCTTACAATGGAAAACAGAATTCCTTTATAATTCCATGCTCTGGGATGCTACAATCTAGTGTGCAAAGGCCCGTTGAAAACACAAGGAATTTCATTACAGGTCGTGGAGCTtcgttttcttctttctttcataCCGATCAAACTCATGGAGGCCAAGCCCAGTTTGTTCATAAACCACAAGAGAAGAAACAGAGAGGTGTGAGTATGACTTCAGGTCACAACAAGTATAGGCCAGAGGATTCTTATGGTTTTCCTCTTCCATGGCATGCAAGTGAAGGAGGATTGGGGACAAGAAATGTGACATCAGGAACTGAGATTTGCACAATTAATCAAAACCCGGCTGATTTTAGTACACCAGGGCCAGAAAATGTGTATATGATTGATGTTGAAAATCTTAAATTCAGAGGGGATCGTGTTTATTACCCTAGGGAAGGGACTGTTTGA